A section of the Styela clava chromosome 9, kaStyClav1.hap1.2, whole genome shotgun sequence genome encodes:
- the LOC120339527 gene encoding uncharacterized protein LOC120339527, with the protein MERYFLRLIFLVVIVQGTFSQECQVLTECEDSVQWKTWPTSSDMGRPGKRGALGPKGQKGEQGLGVNMEEFKAQLKEDNDGPILHFYTKTITWESGKSFCHVLGKRLCSSQELCVDKNGGKQLVVDVIPGDNWVPIIDKNNEWLEAGDYLKRSCLLHQRDFGSAPSWGISAAAHAHKGFVFCCPRSHEVDQVDPGMKYQYIGKAATYETSKQHCSEQGRRLCYSSEVCQKNVPVFGVINGDMWVAVQDRTNEWIEIGDSSGRTCWIHGVRHGTATWGTRTDGSLVEHVGYVLCCQNSD; encoded by the exons ATGGAACGGTATTTTCTCCGTCTGATATTTCTCGTTGTAATTGTGCAAGGAACGTTTTCGCAAGAGTGCCAAGTTCTAACGGAATGTGAAGATAGCGTACAATGGAAAACTTGGCCTACCTCATCCGATATGGGAAGGCCCGGAAAAAGA GGTGCTTTGGGGCCCAAAGGACAAAAAGGTGAACAAGGATTAGGTGTTAACATGGAAGAATTCAAAGCTCAACTGAAGGAGGATAATGACG gtccaattcttcatttttatacCAAAACTATTACATGGGAAAGTGGAAAATCATTTTGCCATGTACTTGGGAAAAGATTGTGCTCTTCACAAGAATTGTGTGTCGACAAAAATGGAGGAAAACAATTAGTAGTCGACGTCATCCCAGGCGATAATTGGGTTCCTATCATTGATAAAAACAACGAGTGGCTAGAGGCTGGAGATTATTTGA AGCGATCTTGCCTTTTGCATCAGCGCGATTTTGGTAGTGCGCCATCGTGGGGAATATCCGCTGCAGCTCATGCACACAAAGGATTTGTCTTCTGCTGTCCTCGTAGTCACGAAGTAGACCAAGTCGATCCAG GAATGAAATATCAATACATCGGAAAAGCAGCGACCTATGAAACTTCAAAACAACATTGCTCAGAGCAGGGAAGAAGATTATGTTATTCTTCAGAGGTCTGTCAGAAGAACGTACCAGTTTTTGGTGTTATCAACGGAGATATGTGGGTGGCAGTTCAAGATAGAACAAACGAATGGATAGAGATTGGAGATTCCAGTG GTCGGACTTGCTGGATTCACGGAGTTCGTCATGGTACTGCAACGTGGGGAACCCGAACCGACGGATCTTTAGTCGAACATGTTGGATATGTTTTATGTTGCCAAAATTCTGATTAA